CGTAGCACATGTCCTGCATCACCTTGCTCGTCAACTACCTTCGCCTGCCAAATCTTGACGCTGTTACCTGCCATATTGGTAAAGCAAACCGGCCATGGATTAAATGCACGAACGTTACGCTCAATTTGCACAGCTTCCATCTGCCAGTTAATGTCGGCTTCTTCTTTGCTTAGCTTCTTAGCATAATTCGCTAGTGTATCGTCTTGCTTTTCTGGCGTGATCTCGCCCGCTGATAAGCGTGCTAGCGTATCAATAAGCGCGTCAGGTCCAAGTTCGGCAAGCTTGTTGTAGAGATCTGCACTAGTATCAGTAGCTGTAATAGGGCAGCGGGCGATATGCAACATATCACCGGTATCTAGGCCCTCGTCCATTTGCATGATCGTTACGCCAGTTTCATTGTCGCCAGCCCAAATAGCACGCTGAATAGGCGCAGCGCCTCGCCATCGTGGTAAAATTGAGCCATGAACATTCAGGCACCCGAGTCGTGGAGTATCTAAAATGGCTTTTGGTAATAATACCCCGTAGGCAACAACAATCATGACATCGGCGTCAAGCGTGGCTAGTTCTGCCTGTGCTTCCGGTGTTTTTAATGATTGCGGTTGTAGCACTGGCAGGTTGTGTTCTTGTGCTAGCACTTTTACTTCACATGCTTTGAGCTTTTTGCCACGTCCAGCTGGGCGGTCGGGCGGGCAGTACACTGCCACGACGTCATGTTGTGATTGAATAAGTGCGTCAAGATGGCGCGCTGCAAAGTCTGGCGTGCCTGCGAAAACGATACGCAAAGGATTACTCACGAAATACCCTAAAGTCAGTTAGTTGGAGATTGGTTAAGCTTGCTTTGCAGCGAACTTAGCTTCTTTTTCAAGCTTCTTACGAATACGATCACGCTTTAGAGGCGATAGATAATCGATAAATAGTTTGCCAACTAAGTGGTCTAGTTCGTGTTGAATACAAACGGCAAGTAAACCATCAGCGTCTAACTCAAACGCTTCGCCTTTATCGTTCGTTGCTTTTACCGTGACGGTTTCCGCGCGATCTACTTTTGCGTATGAGTATGGCACTGACAAGCAGCCTTCTTCACTCACAGTAGAACCATCGCGTTTGGTTATTTCTGGATTGATTAATACGCGCGGCTCATTGCGCTCTTCAGAAACGTCAATAACAACGATTCGCTGATGAATATCAACTTGCGTAGCCGCAAGGCCGATACCATTTTCATCATACATGGTTTCCAGCATGTCTTTAACTATTTGACGTACTTCGTCATTAACCTCTGCTACAGGCTGTGCGACAGTGCGTAAACGCTCATCTGGGAACTTTAAAACTTCTAATATGGCCATGATTACCCTAAGTCAATTTATCGTGTAAGCTGTTGTAAGCTAGTGTATGGTCTTATTTTAGCCATTCAAGTTCCCCTTTAACAGGTTTTGGTGGATAATAACCAAAAATAACCACAAGGAAGCCATCATGAAATATCCGATTGCTGCATTAATACTCGCTAGCTGCTCAGTCTTCTCTGTGAGAGCGGACACTCTGGCCGTCAAAGCAGATGCGCCACAGCGCTATGTGGTGAAAAAAGGCGATACCTTGTGGGATATTTCAAAAATGTACTTACGCTCTCCATGGAAGTGGAAGCAATTGTGGCAATGGAACCCTAGTATTCAAAACCCAGATCTGATTTACCCGGGAGATAGCCTTAAGCTACTCTACGATGAAAATGGTAATCCAATGCTGGTGTTAGACAAAGGCGTGAAGAAGCTGTCGCCGCATGCGCGTATTGTTAACCAAAAATCGACTGCCATTCCTACTTTGCCACTACCCATCATGGAACCGTTTTTGCGTTTCGAGCAAGCGCTTTCTGAATCTGAGTTTTCTGACAGCCCGATTGTACTGGGAGCTAACCGCAATATTAAAAATGCGACTCCAGGTCATCTTCTATATATCAAAGCTGATTTAGTTAAAGGCGGGCACTATGCCATCTATCGTCGCGGTGAAATCTATCGCACGTTGGAGGGTCAACAGAAACTAGGTATGGAGGCGGTGCTGGTTGGCACAGGTCATGTGGTCGAGCAAGGTGATCTGGCTGCGGGACGCCCAGCAAAGCTACAGTTAGAAGTTGCCAAGCAAGAAGTCAGAGCCGGGGATATTGTGCTGCCCCTATCTACAGGACAAAGCTTTCCGGCACAGTTTTCTATGTCTCGTCCAAAGCAGCAAACTTCAGGCCGCATTATTGCCAGCGATAACAAACTTAGAGAGTTTAGTACCATGAGTGTTGTGGTGCTTGATGTAGGGAGTAAAGCACAACTAAAAGAGGGACATGTCCTTGATATTATAAGGCAGTCGCCTACAGTTATAGAAAGTCAACATGGTCCGCGCTATATAGAAGATGCATCACGACTCGACAAGATGATCACTGAAGTGGGATCTTGGTTTGGTGAGGACAACGATGACGATAGCGTGGTATGGCATATGCCAAAGGAAAAAGTCGGTGAGCTAATGATCTTTAAAGTGTATGAAGACTTAAGCTACGCAATGGTAGTTGAGACTTCGGAGCCGATCCGTATTGGTGATCATGTACAAGCATTCAAGGAAACCGCCAGTAACTAAGTGGTAGTATTTCTCCTTGAATGAGTCAGTAAACTCAAGGAGAGAGTATGAAACAAACTCAATTAGCTCAAGCTTTGGCGTTAACTTTGTGTCAAGGGTTGGGTATCAAAACCATCACAGCATTACTTGATCAAGTCTCCCTCACGCAATTATTCACGTTAAGCAAAGTTGAACTTTGCGAACTTGGGCTACAAGAAAATGTTGCCACGAATCTAGCACGCACAGATTGGTCTCGTATTGAGCGCATACTGGCTTACTGTCAACGTCAGCAAATTTATGTTGTATCATTGTTTTCTCCCGAATATCCCGAGCAATTAAAAGAGATCTGTCACCCTCCCTTGGTGCTATTTTGCAAAGGGAATACAGCGTTATTAAAACAACCACAAATTGCAGTTGTCGGTAGTCGTAGTTCAACGAGAACTGGCCTTGGGCTTGCACATGAATTTGCACAGGGCTTAAGTCGCTCGGGGTTGGTGGTGACATCGGGTATGGCGAGAGGGATTGATGGCGCAGCGCACCAAGGTGCACTTGATGTTCAAGGAGGAACTATTGCCGTGCTAGGTACAGGCGTTGATGTTGTTTACCCCAAGCGTCATCAACGGCTTTATGAAGACATCGTGCAGCATGGTTTGGTGGTGAGTGAATTCTTACCAAATACTCCGGCAAATAGTAATCATTTTCCGCGGCGTAATCGCATAATCTCGGGTTTATCTTTGGGTGTTTTGTTGGTTGAAGCCGAAGTAAAAAGTGGCTCGCTAATTACCGCACGCTATGCACTGGAGCAAAACAAAGAAGTGTTTGCGATCCCTGGCTCAATAAAAAATCGATTAAGTAGCGGTTGTCATTACCTGATTAAGCAAGGGGCAAAACTCACCGAAAATATTGAGGATATTTTGGAAGAAGTGAGCTTTTTTTGTGAAAACAGTCTATATAGTATAGAAATAGGGGAGCAAAAAGAGGAGCAATGTCCCGTATTAGAAAACCTTGGCTTTGAGGTGACGTCAGTTGACACTTTAACGCAAAGGACCCAGTGGCCAGTAGAGCAGGTGATTGCCAGACTATTGGACCT
The sequence above is a segment of the Pseudoalteromonas piscicida genome. Coding sequences within it:
- the dprA gene encoding DNA-processing protein DprA, whose translation is MKQTQLAQALALTLCQGLGIKTITALLDQVSLTQLFTLSKVELCELGLQENVATNLARTDWSRIERILAYCQRQQIYVVSLFSPEYPEQLKEICHPPLVLFCKGNTALLKQPQIAVVGSRSSTRTGLGLAHEFAQGLSRSGLVVTSGMARGIDGAAHQGALDVQGGTIAVLGTGVDVVYPKRHQRLYEDIVQHGLVVSEFLPNTPANSNHFPRRNRIISGLSLGVLLVEAEVKSGSLITARYALEQNKEVFAIPGSIKNRLSSGCHYLIKQGAKLTENIEDILEEVSFFCENSLYSIEIGEQKEEQCPVLENLGFEVTSVDTLTQRTQWPVEQVIARLLDLELEDKVERVLDGYIKLARG
- the fmt gene encoding methionyl-tRNA formyltransferase, which translates into the protein MSNPLRIVFAGTPDFAARHLDALIQSQHDVVAVYCPPDRPAGRGKKLKACEVKVLAQEHNLPVLQPQSLKTPEAQAELATLDADVMIVVAYGVLLPKAILDTPRLGCLNVHGSILPRWRGAAPIQRAIWAGDNETGVTIMQMDEGLDTGDMLHIARCPITATDTSADLYNKLAELGPDALIDTLARLSAGEITPEKQDDTLANYAKKLSKEEADINWQMEAVQIERNVRAFNPWPVCFTNMAGNSVKIWQAKVVDEQGDAGHVLRADKHGIVIACGTQALEIHTLQPQGKKPMSAQDFLNGRADWVALGAKVGDA
- a CDS encoding LysM peptidoglycan-binding domain-containing protein — translated: MKYPIAALILASCSVFSVRADTLAVKADAPQRYVVKKGDTLWDISKMYLRSPWKWKQLWQWNPSIQNPDLIYPGDSLKLLYDENGNPMLVLDKGVKKLSPHARIVNQKSTAIPTLPLPIMEPFLRFEQALSESEFSDSPIVLGANRNIKNATPGHLLYIKADLVKGGHYAIYRRGEIYRTLEGQQKLGMEAVLVGTGHVVEQGDLAAGRPAKLQLEVAKQEVRAGDIVLPLSTGQSFPAQFSMSRPKQQTSGRIIASDNKLREFSTMSVVVLDVGSKAQLKEGHVLDIIRQSPTVIESQHGPRYIEDASRLDKMITEVGSWFGEDNDDDSVVWHMPKEKVGELMIFKVYEDLSYAMVVETSEPIRIGDHVQAFKETASN
- the def gene encoding peptide deformylase yields the protein MAILEVLKFPDERLRTVAQPVAEVNDEVRQIVKDMLETMYDENGIGLAATQVDIHQRIVVIDVSEERNEPRVLINPEITKRDGSTVSEEGCLSVPYSYAKVDRAETVTVKATNDKGEAFELDADGLLAVCIQHELDHLVGKLFIDYLSPLKRDRIRKKLEKEAKFAAKQA